A single window of Theropithecus gelada isolate Dixy chromosome 9, Tgel_1.0, whole genome shotgun sequence DNA harbors:
- the GHITM gene encoding growth hormone-inducible transmembrane protein isoform X1: MLAARLVCLRTLPSRVFHPAFTKASPVVKNSITKNQWLLTPSREYATKTRIGIRRGRTGQELKAAAFEPSMEKIFKIDQMGRWFVAGGAAVGLGALCYYGLGLSNEIGAIEKAVIWPQYVKDRIHSTYMYLAGSVGLTALSAIAISRTPILMNFMMRGSLVTIGVTFAAMIGAGMLVQSIPYDQSPGPKHLAWLLHSGVMGAVVAPLTILGGPLLIRAAWYTAGIVGGLSTVAMCAPSEKFLNMGAPLGVGLGLVFVSSLGSMFLPPTTVAGATLYSVAMYGGLVLFSMFLLYDTQKVIKRAEVSPAYGVQKYDPINSMLNIYMDTLNIFIRVATMLATGSNRKK, translated from the exons ATGTTGGCTGCAAGGCTTGTGTGTCTCCGGACACTACCTTCTAGGGTTTTCCACCCAGCTTTCACCAAGGCCTCGCCTGTTGTGAAGAATTCCATCACGAAGAATCAATGGCTGTTAACACCCAGCAGG GAATATGCCACCAAAACAAGAATTGGGATCCGGCGTGGGAGAACTGGTCAAGAACTCAAAGCGGCAGCATTTGAACCATcgatggaaaaaatatttaaaa TTGATCAGATGGGAAGATGGTTTGTTGCTGGAGGGGCTGCTGTTGGTCTTGGAGCATTGTGCTACTATGGGTTGGGACTGTCTAATGAGATTGGAGCTATTGAAAAGGCTGT AATTTGGCCTCAGTATGTGAAGGATAGAATTCATTCCACCTATATGTACTTAGCAGGGAGTGTTGGTTTAACAGCTTTGTCTGCCATAGCCATAAGCAGAACGCCTATTCTCATGAACTTCATGATGAGAGGCTCTTTGGTG ACAATTGGTGTGACCTTTGCAGCCATGATTGGAGCTGGAATGCTGGTACAATCAATACCATATGACCAGAGTCCAGGCCCAAAACATCTTGCCTGGTTGCTACATTCTG GTGTGATGGGTGCAGTGGTGGCTCCTCTGACAATATTAGGGGGTCCTCTTCTCATCAGAGCTGCATGGTACACAGCTGGCATTGTGGGAGGCCTCTCCACTGTGGCCATGTGTGCGCCCAGTGAAAAGTTTCTGAACATGGGTGCGCCCCTGGGAGTGGGCCTGGGTCTCGTCTTTGTGTCCTCACTGG GATCTATGTTTCTTCCACCTACCACTGTGGCCGGTGCCACTCTTTACTCAGTGGCAATGTATGGTGGATTAGTTCTTTTCAGCATGTTCCTCTTGTATGATACCCAGAAAGTAATCAAGCGTGCAGAAGTGTCACCAGCGTATGGAGTTCAAAAATATGATCCCATTAACTC gaTGCTGAATATCTACATggatacattaaatatatttatacgaGTTGCAACTATGCTAGCAACTggaagcaacagaaagaaatga
- the GHITM gene encoding growth hormone-inducible transmembrane protein isoform X2 — MPPKQELGSGVGELVKNSKRQHLNHRWKKYLKLIRWEDGLLLEGLLLVLEHCATMGWDCLMRLELLKRLSLSAIAISRTPILMNFMMRGSLVTIGVTFAAMIGAGMLVQSIPYDQSPGPKHLAWLLHSGVMGAVVAPLTILGGPLLIRAAWYTAGIVGGLSTVAMCAPSEKFLNMGAPLGVGLGLVFVSSLGSMFLPPTTVAGATLYSVAMYGGLVLFSMFLLYDTQKVIKRAEVSPAYGVQKYDPINSMLNIYMDTLNIFIRVATMLATGSNRKK; from the exons ATGCCACCAAAACAAGAATTGGGATCCGGCGTGGGAGAACTGGTCAAGAACTCAAAGCGGCAGCATTTGAACCATcgatggaaaaaatatttaaaa TTGATCAGATGGGAAGATGGTTTGTTGCTGGAGGGGCTGCTGTTGGTCTTGGAGCATTGTGCTACTATGGGTTGGGACTGTCTAATGAGATTGGAGCTATTGAAAAGGCTGT CTTTGTCTGCCATAGCCATAAGCAGAACGCCTATTCTCATGAACTTCATGATGAGAGGCTCTTTGGTG ACAATTGGTGTGACCTTTGCAGCCATGATTGGAGCTGGAATGCTGGTACAATCAATACCATATGACCAGAGTCCAGGCCCAAAACATCTTGCCTGGTTGCTACATTCTG GTGTGATGGGTGCAGTGGTGGCTCCTCTGACAATATTAGGGGGTCCTCTTCTCATCAGAGCTGCATGGTACACAGCTGGCATTGTGGGAGGCCTCTCCACTGTGGCCATGTGTGCGCCCAGTGAAAAGTTTCTGAACATGGGTGCGCCCCTGGGAGTGGGCCTGGGTCTCGTCTTTGTGTCCTCACTGG GATCTATGTTTCTTCCACCTACCACTGTGGCCGGTGCCACTCTTTACTCAGTGGCAATGTATGGTGGATTAGTTCTTTTCAGCATGTTCCTCTTGTATGATACCCAGAAAGTAATCAAGCGTGCAGAAGTGTCACCAGCGTATGGAGTTCAAAAATATGATCCCATTAACTC gaTGCTGAATATCTACATggatacattaaatatatttatacgaGTTGCAACTATGCTAGCAACTggaagcaacagaaagaaatga